A window from Megalobrama amblycephala isolate DHTTF-2021 linkage group LG21, ASM1881202v1, whole genome shotgun sequence encodes these proteins:
- the pfkfb4a gene encoding 6-phosphofructo-2-kinase/fructose-2,6-bisphosphatase 4a isoform X1 — protein sequence MRGASRSKNTQILDKKVCMTNCPTLIVTVGLPARGKTYISKKLTRYLNWIDVPTKEFNVGQYRRECVKIYKSFEFFRPDNEEGLKIRKQCALAALNDVRQFLTDEGGHVAVFDATNTTRERRETIIRFAEQNGFKVFFVESVCEDPDVIAENIVQVKLGSPDYTHCNTEEAVADFMKRIKCYENSYQPLDEELDRDLSFIKIIDVGRRYLVNRVQDHIQSRIVYYLMNIHITPRSIYLCRHGESDLNVKGRIGGDSGLSARGKQFADALGQFIQSQNIRDLKVWTSQMKRTIQTAEAVGVPYEQWKALNEIDAGVCEELMYEEIQQKYPLEFALRDQDKYRYRYPKGESYEDLVQRLEPVIMELERQENVLVICHQAVMRCLLAYFLDKTAEELPYLKCPLHTVLKLTPVAYGCKVESVCLKVEAVNTHRDRPTNVNVHRTAEDALQTVPPHL from the exons TATGCATGACCAACTGCCCCACACTTATAGTAACCGTGGGTCTACCAGCCAGAGGAAAGACCTACATCTCCAAGAAACTGACACGCTACCTCAACTGGATTGATGTTCCGACAAAAG AGTTCAATGTTGGGCAGTACAGACGTGAATGTGTGAAGATCTACAAATCCTTTGAGTTCTTCAGACCAGATAATGAAGAGGGTCTTAAAATCAGGAA GCAGTGTGCATTGGCAGCTCTCAATGACGTACGGCAGTTTCTCACAGATGAAGGTGGCCACGTGGCG GTTTTTGATGCCACAAACACAACAAGAGAAAGGAGAGAGACGATCATCAGATTTGCAGAGCAGAATGGCTTCAAG GTTTTCTTTGTAGAATCTGTGTGTGAAGACCCTGATGTTATTGCAGAGAACATTGTG CAAGTGAAGTTGGGCAGTCCAGACTACACACACTGTAACACAGAAGAAGCCGTCGCAGACTTTATGAAGAGGATAAAATGTTATGAAAACTCCTATCAGCCACTGGATGAGGAACTGGACAG GGACCTTTCGTTCATAAAGATCATCGATGTGGGAAGGCGGTACCTGGTGAATCGGGTCCAGGACCACATACAGAGCCGAATAGTTTACTACCTCATGAACATCCACATCACACCCCGCTCCATCTACTTGTGCCGGCATGGAGAGAGTGATCTGAATGTCAAAGGTCGTATCGGAGGAGATTCAGGTCTTTCGGCAAGGGGAAAGCAG TTTGCTGATGCTTTGGGCCAGTTTATCCAGTCGCAGAATATCCGTGATTTGAAGGTGTGGACGAGTCAGATGAAGAGGACCATACAGACGGCAGAAGCTGTGGGTGTACCATACGAACAGTGGAAAGCTCTAAATGAGATAGATGCT ggcGTTTGCGAGGAGCTCATGTATGAGGAGATCCAGCAGAAGTATCCTCTGGAGTTTGCATTACGGGACCAGGACAAATATCGTTATCGCTATCCCAAAGGAGAG TCCTATGAAGACTTGGTCCAGCGTCTGGAACCTGTGATCATGGAGTTAGAGCGGCAGGAAAACGTTCTGGTCATCTGTCATCAAGCCGTCATGAGATGCCTGCTGGCCTACTTTCTGGACAAGACTGCAG AGGAACTGCCTTATCTGAAATGCCCTCTACACACAGTATTGAAGTTAACACCAGTGGCCTATG GTTGTAAGGTGGAGTCAGTCTGTTTGAAAGTAGAGGCTGTGAATACACACAGAGACAGACCGACG AACGTTAATGTGCACCGTACTGCCGAGGACGCCCTACAGACCGTCCCGCCTCACCTCTGA
- the pfkfb4a gene encoding 6-phosphofructo-2-kinase/fructose-2,6-bisphosphatase 4a isoform X5, whose amino-acid sequence MSLIENNTEQCGNSLTRELTQNPLKKIWVPSSKNGLPERHISQRKVCMTNCPTLIVTVGLPARGKTYISKKLTRYLNWIDVPTKEFNVGQYRRECVKIYKSFEFFRPDNEEGLKIRKQCALAALNDVRQFLTDEGGHVAVFDATNTTRERRETIIRFAEQNGFKVFFVESVCEDPDVIAENIVQVKLGSPDYTHCNTEEAVADFMKRIKCYENSYQPLDEELDRDLSFIKIIDVGRRYLVNRVQDHIQSRIVYYLMNIHITPRSIYLCRHGESDLNVKGRIGGDSGLSARGKQFADALGQFIQSQNIRDLKVWTSQMKRTIQTAEAVGVPYEQWKALNEIDAGVCEELMYEEIQQKYPLEFALRDQDKYRYRYPKGESYEDLVQRLEPVIMELERQENVLVICHQAVMRCLLAYFLDKTAEELPYLKCPLHTVLKLTPVAYGCKVESVCLKVEAVNTHRDRPTNVNVHRTAEDALQTVPPHL is encoded by the exons TATGCATGACCAACTGCCCCACACTTATAGTAACCGTGGGTCTACCAGCCAGAGGAAAGACCTACATCTCCAAGAAACTGACACGCTACCTCAACTGGATTGATGTTCCGACAAAAG AGTTCAATGTTGGGCAGTACAGACGTGAATGTGTGAAGATCTACAAATCCTTTGAGTTCTTCAGACCAGATAATGAAGAGGGTCTTAAAATCAGGAA GCAGTGTGCATTGGCAGCTCTCAATGACGTACGGCAGTTTCTCACAGATGAAGGTGGCCACGTGGCG GTTTTTGATGCCACAAACACAACAAGAGAAAGGAGAGAGACGATCATCAGATTTGCAGAGCAGAATGGCTTCAAG GTTTTCTTTGTAGAATCTGTGTGTGAAGACCCTGATGTTATTGCAGAGAACATTGTG CAAGTGAAGTTGGGCAGTCCAGACTACACACACTGTAACACAGAAGAAGCCGTCGCAGACTTTATGAAGAGGATAAAATGTTATGAAAACTCCTATCAGCCACTGGATGAGGAACTGGACAG GGACCTTTCGTTCATAAAGATCATCGATGTGGGAAGGCGGTACCTGGTGAATCGGGTCCAGGACCACATACAGAGCCGAATAGTTTACTACCTCATGAACATCCACATCACACCCCGCTCCATCTACTTGTGCCGGCATGGAGAGAGTGATCTGAATGTCAAAGGTCGTATCGGAGGAGATTCAGGTCTTTCGGCAAGGGGAAAGCAG TTTGCTGATGCTTTGGGCCAGTTTATCCAGTCGCAGAATATCCGTGATTTGAAGGTGTGGACGAGTCAGATGAAGAGGACCATACAGACGGCAGAAGCTGTGGGTGTACCATACGAACAGTGGAAAGCTCTAAATGAGATAGATGCT ggcGTTTGCGAGGAGCTCATGTATGAGGAGATCCAGCAGAAGTATCCTCTGGAGTTTGCATTACGGGACCAGGACAAATATCGTTATCGCTATCCCAAAGGAGAG TCCTATGAAGACTTGGTCCAGCGTCTGGAACCTGTGATCATGGAGTTAGAGCGGCAGGAAAACGTTCTGGTCATCTGTCATCAAGCCGTCATGAGATGCCTGCTGGCCTACTTTCTGGACAAGACTGCAG AGGAACTGCCTTATCTGAAATGCCCTCTACACACAGTATTGAAGTTAACACCAGTGGCCTATG GTTGTAAGGTGGAGTCAGTCTGTTTGAAAGTAGAGGCTGTGAATACACACAGAGACAGACCGACG AACGTTAATGTGCACCGTACTGCCGAGGACGCCCTACAGACCGTCCCGCCTCACCTCTGA
- the pfkfb4a gene encoding 6-phosphofructo-2-kinase/fructose-2,6-bisphosphatase 4a isoform X2, translating into MRGASRSKNTQILDKKVCMTNCPTLIVTVGLPARGKTYISKKLTRYLNWIDVPTKEFNVGQYRRECVKIYKSFEFFRPDNEEGLKIRKQCALAALNDVRQFLTDEGGHVAVFDATNTTRERRETIIRFAEQNGFKVFFVESVCEDPDVIAENIVQVKLGSPDYTHCNTEEAVADFMKRIKCYENSYQPLDEELDRDLSFIKIIDVGRRYLVNRVQDHIQSRIVYYLMNIHITPRSIYLCRHGESDLNVKGRIGGDSGLSARGKQFADALGQFIQSQNIRDLKVWTSQMKRTIQTAEAVGVPYEQWKALNEIDAGVCEELMYEEIQQKYPLEFALRDQDKYRYRYPKGESYEDLVQRLEPVIMELERQENVLVICHQAVMRCLLAYFLDKTAEELPYLKCPLHTVLKLTPVAYGCKVESVCLKVEAVNTHRDRPTNVDVSRQAEEALLTVPDHH; encoded by the exons TATGCATGACCAACTGCCCCACACTTATAGTAACCGTGGGTCTACCAGCCAGAGGAAAGACCTACATCTCCAAGAAACTGACACGCTACCTCAACTGGATTGATGTTCCGACAAAAG AGTTCAATGTTGGGCAGTACAGACGTGAATGTGTGAAGATCTACAAATCCTTTGAGTTCTTCAGACCAGATAATGAAGAGGGTCTTAAAATCAGGAA GCAGTGTGCATTGGCAGCTCTCAATGACGTACGGCAGTTTCTCACAGATGAAGGTGGCCACGTGGCG GTTTTTGATGCCACAAACACAACAAGAGAAAGGAGAGAGACGATCATCAGATTTGCAGAGCAGAATGGCTTCAAG GTTTTCTTTGTAGAATCTGTGTGTGAAGACCCTGATGTTATTGCAGAGAACATTGTG CAAGTGAAGTTGGGCAGTCCAGACTACACACACTGTAACACAGAAGAAGCCGTCGCAGACTTTATGAAGAGGATAAAATGTTATGAAAACTCCTATCAGCCACTGGATGAGGAACTGGACAG GGACCTTTCGTTCATAAAGATCATCGATGTGGGAAGGCGGTACCTGGTGAATCGGGTCCAGGACCACATACAGAGCCGAATAGTTTACTACCTCATGAACATCCACATCACACCCCGCTCCATCTACTTGTGCCGGCATGGAGAGAGTGATCTGAATGTCAAAGGTCGTATCGGAGGAGATTCAGGTCTTTCGGCAAGGGGAAAGCAG TTTGCTGATGCTTTGGGCCAGTTTATCCAGTCGCAGAATATCCGTGATTTGAAGGTGTGGACGAGTCAGATGAAGAGGACCATACAGACGGCAGAAGCTGTGGGTGTACCATACGAACAGTGGAAAGCTCTAAATGAGATAGATGCT ggcGTTTGCGAGGAGCTCATGTATGAGGAGATCCAGCAGAAGTATCCTCTGGAGTTTGCATTACGGGACCAGGACAAATATCGTTATCGCTATCCCAAAGGAGAG TCCTATGAAGACTTGGTCCAGCGTCTGGAACCTGTGATCATGGAGTTAGAGCGGCAGGAAAACGTTCTGGTCATCTGTCATCAAGCCGTCATGAGATGCCTGCTGGCCTACTTTCTGGACAAGACTGCAG AGGAACTGCCTTATCTGAAATGCCCTCTACACACAGTATTGAAGTTAACACCAGTGGCCTATG GTTGTAAGGTGGAGTCAGTCTGTTTGAAAGTAGAGGCTGTGAATACACACAGAGACAGACCGACG AACGTAGATGTGTCACGGCAGGCGGAAGAGGCTTTGTTAACAGTGCCAGATCATCACTGA
- the pfkfb4a gene encoding 6-phosphofructo-2-kinase/fructose-2,6-bisphosphatase 4a isoform X4, with protein sequence MSLIENNTEQCGNSLTRELTQNPLKKIWVPSSKNGLPERHISQRKVCMTNCPTLIVTVGLPARGKTYISKKLTRYLNWIDVPTKEFNVGQYRRECVKIYKSFEFFRPDNEEGLKIRKQCALAALNDVRQFLTDEGGHVAVFDATNTTRERRETIIRFAEQNGFKVFFVESVCEDPDVIAENIVQVKLGSPDYTHCNTEEAVADFMKRIKCYENSYQPLDEELDRDLSFIKIIDVGRRYLVNRVQDHIQSRIVYYLMNIHITPRSIYLCRHGESDLNVKGRIGGDSGLSARGKQFADALGQFIQSQNIRDLKVWTSQMKRTIQTAEAVGVPYEQWKALNEIDAGVCEELMYEEIQQKYPLEFALRDQDKYRYRYPKGESYEDLVQRLEPVIMELERQENVLVICHQAVMRCLLAYFLDKTAEELPYLKCPLHTVLKLTPVAYGCKVESVCLKVEAVNTHRDRPTNVDVSRQAEEALLTVPDHH encoded by the exons TATGCATGACCAACTGCCCCACACTTATAGTAACCGTGGGTCTACCAGCCAGAGGAAAGACCTACATCTCCAAGAAACTGACACGCTACCTCAACTGGATTGATGTTCCGACAAAAG AGTTCAATGTTGGGCAGTACAGACGTGAATGTGTGAAGATCTACAAATCCTTTGAGTTCTTCAGACCAGATAATGAAGAGGGTCTTAAAATCAGGAA GCAGTGTGCATTGGCAGCTCTCAATGACGTACGGCAGTTTCTCACAGATGAAGGTGGCCACGTGGCG GTTTTTGATGCCACAAACACAACAAGAGAAAGGAGAGAGACGATCATCAGATTTGCAGAGCAGAATGGCTTCAAG GTTTTCTTTGTAGAATCTGTGTGTGAAGACCCTGATGTTATTGCAGAGAACATTGTG CAAGTGAAGTTGGGCAGTCCAGACTACACACACTGTAACACAGAAGAAGCCGTCGCAGACTTTATGAAGAGGATAAAATGTTATGAAAACTCCTATCAGCCACTGGATGAGGAACTGGACAG GGACCTTTCGTTCATAAAGATCATCGATGTGGGAAGGCGGTACCTGGTGAATCGGGTCCAGGACCACATACAGAGCCGAATAGTTTACTACCTCATGAACATCCACATCACACCCCGCTCCATCTACTTGTGCCGGCATGGAGAGAGTGATCTGAATGTCAAAGGTCGTATCGGAGGAGATTCAGGTCTTTCGGCAAGGGGAAAGCAG TTTGCTGATGCTTTGGGCCAGTTTATCCAGTCGCAGAATATCCGTGATTTGAAGGTGTGGACGAGTCAGATGAAGAGGACCATACAGACGGCAGAAGCTGTGGGTGTACCATACGAACAGTGGAAAGCTCTAAATGAGATAGATGCT ggcGTTTGCGAGGAGCTCATGTATGAGGAGATCCAGCAGAAGTATCCTCTGGAGTTTGCATTACGGGACCAGGACAAATATCGTTATCGCTATCCCAAAGGAGAG TCCTATGAAGACTTGGTCCAGCGTCTGGAACCTGTGATCATGGAGTTAGAGCGGCAGGAAAACGTTCTGGTCATCTGTCATCAAGCCGTCATGAGATGCCTGCTGGCCTACTTTCTGGACAAGACTGCAG AGGAACTGCCTTATCTGAAATGCCCTCTACACACAGTATTGAAGTTAACACCAGTGGCCTATG GTTGTAAGGTGGAGTCAGTCTGTTTGAAAGTAGAGGCTGTGAATACACACAGAGACAGACCGACG AACGTAGATGTGTCACGGCAGGCGGAAGAGGCTTTGTTAACAGTGCCAGATCATCACTGA
- the pfkfb4a gene encoding 6-phosphofructo-2-kinase/fructose-2,6-bisphosphatase 4a isoform X3 has translation MRGASRSKNTQILDKKVCMTNCPTLIVTVGLPARGKTYISKKLTRYLNWIDVPTKEFNVGQYRRECVKIYKSFEFFRPDNEEGLKIRKQCALAALNDVRQFLTDEGGHVAVFDATNTTRERRETIIRFAEQNGFKVFFVESVCEDPDVIAENIVQVKLGSPDYTHCNTEEAVADFMKRIKCYENSYQPLDEELDRDLSFIKIIDVGRRYLVNRVQDHIQSRIVYYLMNIHITPRSIYLCRHGESDLNVKGRIGGDSGLSARGKQFADALGQFIQSQNIRDLKVWTSQMKRTIQTAEAVGVPYEQWKALNEIDAGVCEELMYEEIQQKYPLEFALRDQDKYRYRYPKGESYEDLVQRLEPVIMELERQENVLVICHQAVMRCLLAYFLDKTAEELPYLKCPLHTVLKLTPVAYGCKVESVCLKVEAVNTHRDRPTNCEI, from the exons TATGCATGACCAACTGCCCCACACTTATAGTAACCGTGGGTCTACCAGCCAGAGGAAAGACCTACATCTCCAAGAAACTGACACGCTACCTCAACTGGATTGATGTTCCGACAAAAG AGTTCAATGTTGGGCAGTACAGACGTGAATGTGTGAAGATCTACAAATCCTTTGAGTTCTTCAGACCAGATAATGAAGAGGGTCTTAAAATCAGGAA GCAGTGTGCATTGGCAGCTCTCAATGACGTACGGCAGTTTCTCACAGATGAAGGTGGCCACGTGGCG GTTTTTGATGCCACAAACACAACAAGAGAAAGGAGAGAGACGATCATCAGATTTGCAGAGCAGAATGGCTTCAAG GTTTTCTTTGTAGAATCTGTGTGTGAAGACCCTGATGTTATTGCAGAGAACATTGTG CAAGTGAAGTTGGGCAGTCCAGACTACACACACTGTAACACAGAAGAAGCCGTCGCAGACTTTATGAAGAGGATAAAATGTTATGAAAACTCCTATCAGCCACTGGATGAGGAACTGGACAG GGACCTTTCGTTCATAAAGATCATCGATGTGGGAAGGCGGTACCTGGTGAATCGGGTCCAGGACCACATACAGAGCCGAATAGTTTACTACCTCATGAACATCCACATCACACCCCGCTCCATCTACTTGTGCCGGCATGGAGAGAGTGATCTGAATGTCAAAGGTCGTATCGGAGGAGATTCAGGTCTTTCGGCAAGGGGAAAGCAG TTTGCTGATGCTTTGGGCCAGTTTATCCAGTCGCAGAATATCCGTGATTTGAAGGTGTGGACGAGTCAGATGAAGAGGACCATACAGACGGCAGAAGCTGTGGGTGTACCATACGAACAGTGGAAAGCTCTAAATGAGATAGATGCT ggcGTTTGCGAGGAGCTCATGTATGAGGAGATCCAGCAGAAGTATCCTCTGGAGTTTGCATTACGGGACCAGGACAAATATCGTTATCGCTATCCCAAAGGAGAG TCCTATGAAGACTTGGTCCAGCGTCTGGAACCTGTGATCATGGAGTTAGAGCGGCAGGAAAACGTTCTGGTCATCTGTCATCAAGCCGTCATGAGATGCCTGCTGGCCTACTTTCTGGACAAGACTGCAG AGGAACTGCCTTATCTGAAATGCCCTCTACACACAGTATTGAAGTTAACACCAGTGGCCTATG GTTGTAAGGTGGAGTCAGTCTGTTTGAAAGTAGAGGCTGTGAATACACACAGAGACAGACCGACG aactgtgagatataa